The sequence below is a genomic window from Croceicoccus marinus.
TTTGAATGGCAACGCTTTTGTGCGTTCGTGGTGCCCCCTTTCCGGCAGCAGGGCGACCGGACGGCGGCACGGGCCGGATCATCTGTGGAAAACGGCCCCTCGCGCCCTGCGTAGGGCCGGCTTCGCTGGCCATAGGCGGCGCCCTCGCCTAGTCTTGCCGGCAGACACGACAGTCTCATGATCTTACCAGAGCAGAACCCGCAGTGAACGATATTACCGAGCTTCCCCCGCAGCCTGGCCCCGACATCGAACCGATCGACATCGTCGACGAGATGAAGACCAGCTACCTCGATTACGCGATGAGCGTGATCGTGTCCCGCGCGCTGCCGGACGTGCGCGACGGGTTGAAGCCGGTGCACCGACGCATCCTCTATGCCGCGCAGGTCGGCGGTTATCATTCCAACCGCCCGTTCCGCAAATCGGCCAAGATCGTCGGCGACGTGATGGGTAACTATCACCCGCATGGCGACAGCGCGATCTATGACGCGCTGGCCCGCATGACGCAGGACTGGTCGATGCGGCTGCCGCTGATCGACGGCCAGGGCAATTTCGGATCGATGGACCCGGATCCGCCGGCGGCCATGCGCTATACCGAAAGCCGGCTGGCCAAGGCCGCCGACATGCTGCTGGCCGATCTCGACAAGGATACGGTCGATTTCGTCGACAATTACGACGGTTCGGACCGTGAGCCTTCGGTCCTGCCCGCGCGCTTTCCCAACCTGCTGGTCAATGGCGCGGGCGGCATCGCGGTCGGCATGGCGACCAATATCCCGCCCCACAATCTGGGCGAGGTGATCGACGGCTGCCTGGCGATGATGGACAATCCCGCCATCACTATCGACGAATTGTTCGAGATCATTCCCGGCCCCGACTTCCCCACCGCCCCGCTGATCCTGGGCCAGTCGGGCGCACGCGCCGCCTATCGCGAGGGGCGCGGATCGATCCTGCAGCGCTGCCGTCACGAGGTCGAGACCGGCCGCAACGATCGCCGCTCGATCGTGCTGAAGTCGATTCCCTATCAGGTCGGCAAGGCCGGGCTGGTCGAGAAGATCGCCGATGCCGCCAAGGACAAGCGGATCGAGGGCATCTCGGACATCCGCGACGAATCCAACCGCGAAGGCATGCGCGTCGTCATCGAACTGAAGCGCGACGCCTCGCCCGAGGTCGTGCTCAACCAGATCTGGCGCTATACGCCCGCGCAGTCGAGCTTTCCCGCCAACATGCTGGCGATCCGCGGCGGTCGCCCCGAAACGCTGAGCCTGCGGGACATACTGCAAAGCTTCATCCATTTCCGCGAAGACGTCATCACCCGCCGCACCAAGTTCGAGCTGAACAAGGCGCGCGAGCGGGCGCATATCTTGCTGGGCCTGGTCATCGCGGTGTCCAACCTGGACGAGGTGGTGCGCATCATCCGCGGTTCCGCCACGCCGCAGCTGGCGCGCGAGACGCTGCTGGCCCGCGCGTGGGAGATGGGCGACATCGCGCCCTATATCCGCCTGGTCGAAGCGATCGAGGATCACGAGGACACGGGCGACATCGCCGATTACCGCCTGTCGGAGCGGCAGGTTCGCGCCATCCTAGAGCTGCGCCTGCACCGCCTGACCGCGATGGGCCGAGACGAGATCGGCGACGAGCTTGAGAAGCTGTCGGTCGACATCCGCGAATATCTCTCGATCCTGGGCGACCGGGTGAAGCTGTACGGCGTGATGCGCGACGAGCTGATGGAGGTTCGCGACAAGTTCGCCACTCCGCGCCTGTGCGAGATAGCGCCCGCCTGGGACGGTCTGGAGGACGAGGATCTGATCGAGCGCGACGACATGGTCGTGACGGTCACCATGGACGGCTATATCAAGCGCACGCCGCTTTCCACCTTCCGCGCGCAGCATCGCGGCGGCAAGGGCCGCTCGGGCATGAGCACCAAGGAAGAGGATGCGATCACCTCGCTGTTCGTGACCAGCACGCATAATCCGGTGCTGTTCTTCTCGACCAGCGGCAAGGTCTATCGCATGAAGGTCTGGAAACTGCCCGAGGGCGGCCCGACCACGCGCGGACGGCCCATCGTCAACCTGCTGCCCGCGCTCGATCCGGGCGAGACCATCGCCACCGTTCTGCCCCTGCCCGAGGATGAGGATAGCTGGGGCGCGTTGCATGTCGTCTTCGCGACCGCGATGGGCAGCGTGCGGCGCAATTCGATGGATGCCTTCACCAACATCCCGTCGAACGGCAAGTTCGCGATGCGCTTCGACGAGGGGTCGGGCGACCGTCTGATAGGCGTGGCGCTGCTCGATTCCGCCGATGACGTGCTGCTCGCCAGCCGCGACGGCAAGGCGATCCGCTTCGCCGCCGAGGACGTGCGCGAGTTCCAGTCCCGCACTTCGACCGGCGTGCGCGGCATGACGCTGAAGGACGGGGACGAGCTGGTCTCGCTCTCGATCCTCAAGACCGTCGAGACCGATGCCGAGACGCGCGACGCCTATCTGCGCGTCGCGCCGTGGAAGGACGAGGACGCCGAACGGACAGAGGAACAGCAGGCCATGGCCGACGCGGAGGAATTCGTCCTCACCGTCTGCGCCAATGGCTATGGCAAGATCAGCTCGGCGTATGAATATCGCCGCACGGGCCGCGGCGGGCAGGGTATCGTCAATATCGACAATATCGCGCGCAACGGACCGGTGGTGAACAGCTTTGCAGCCAATGTCGGCGAACAGCTGATGCTGGTGACCGACAAGGCCAAGCTGATCCGCATAAACCTCGCCTCGCTGCGCGTGCTGGGCCGCAATACGGCGGGCGTGCGCCTGTTCGACGTGGGCAAGAACGAGCATGTCGTCTCGGTCGCGCGCATCGACGAAGAGGAAGCGCCCGAGACCGAGGCCGAGGAGGCCATCGTCGAGGAGATGATCGGACGGAATGCAGAGGAAACGCAGCCCACGCCGACGCAGGACCGCGACGACGACGCTCCGACCGAGGAGTAACGGTATAGGCCCGGGCGGCGGCGTGCCGCCCGGCACTTACCTGCGTTCGCGCCGCAGCATTGTGACGACCCCCGTCGCCACCAGCAATTGCCCGCCGTAATAGAGCGGCCAGACCAGCTCTCGCACCGATTGGCCCACCGCGCCACCGCGATCGACCAGCCGCGCGTTCACCGCGATCAGCAGCAGTTCGGACAGCAGATAGAACAGAGCGCCCAGCCCGACGCGCTGGCGCGGAAAGCGGCTGAGCCATGCCATGGCAGCCATAATCGCCAGTAGCGCAGCCGATGCCGCGACTGCCCCCTGCCCCGTTTCGCCGACCATCAGGAACCACGCCAGCACCGGCGCGATCACCACCGCGGCAAGCCCCGCAGCCATGACGGCGGGCTTCACACCAGGTCGGTGGTTGCGCCAGTACAATGCGATCGCAATCAGCTGAGACAGCGCATGCGCCAGCCCGCCCCAGCCATATTCCAGCGTGGTCAGGCAATCGCCGATCGCCGCGGCCACCATGACCAGCGCGATCAGCACGCCGTCGCTGCCAAGCGAACGCTGCCACGCATAGACCGCCAGCAAGCCGACCGGCACGCCCCTCAACAGCAACTGGTATAGACCGGGCGTCTGGGTCCCCTCGATCGCCAGCCACCAGATGATGGCGGCCGCGATGGACAGCAGCAGCCAGGGGCGGCGTTCGATCAATGCGCGTTTTACCATCAGTGCTCCAACTGGCCGTTTTCGGTCGGGGCGGCCTGATTGCATTTGCCAAGCCATGGGCGCAATCGCTAACCCGCGCGCATGAGCACAAATGCACAACAGATCCATATCATCGGCGGCGGGCTCGCAGGGAGCGAGGCGGCGTGGCAACTCGGGCGGCGGGGTTTCAGCGTCCGGCTTTCGGAAATGCGCGGCGCCAATCTTCCCGGGGGCGGCGACAGGACCGACGCGCATCATACCGACGGGCTGGCGGAGCTGGTCTGCTCGAACTCGTTCCGGTCGGACGACGACACGTCGAACGCGGTCGGACTGCTGCACCACGAGATGCGCCAGTGCGATTCGCTGATCATGCGCGCGGCGGCAGAGGCGCAGGTGCCCGCCGGTTCGGCACTGGCGGTGGACCGCGACATCTTTTCGGCACATGTCGAAAAGGCGCTGGCCGAACTGTCCAATGTCACCATCGTGCGCGAGCGTGTCGATACGCTGCCCTCCGACGGGCCGACCATCGTCGCCACCGGCCCGCTGACCGCCGCCACGCTGGCGCAGAGCATCGGCGCCGCCACCGGAGCCGACAGCCTGGCGTTCTTCGACGCCATCGCGCCGATCGTGCACCGCGAGACGGTCGACATGGACATCTGCTGGATGGCGTCACGTTGGGACAAGGGAGACACCAAGGATTACATCAACTGCCCGATGAACCGGGAACAGTACCTCGCCTTCCGACAGGGGCTGCTCGACGGCGAGAAGACCGAGTTCAAGGAATGGGAAGCCAGCACTCCCTATTTCGAGGGCTGCATGCCGATCGAGGTGATGGCCGCGCGCGGCGAGGATACGCTGCGCTTCGGCCCGATGAAGCCGGTCGGCCTCGACAATCCGCATGCCGCGACGCCCGAGTTTCCCAAGGGCCGCTGGCCCTATGCCGTGGTGCAGTTGCGGCAGGACAATCGGCTGGGCACGCTGTGGAACATGGTCGGTTTCCAGACCAAGCTGAAGCACGGGGCGCAGAAAGAGCTGTTCCGCACCATACCGGGGCTGGAGAACGCCGAGTTTGCGCGGCTGGGCGGGCTGCATCGCAACACCTTCCTGAACTCGCCGATCCTGCTGGACCGCCAGCTGCGGCTGAAATCGGCATCGCATATTCGCTTTGCGGGCCAGATCACCGGTTGCGAAGGCTATGTCGAAAGCGCGGCAGTGGGGCTGATGGCGGGCATGATGGCGGCCAGCGAATTGTCCGGCCGCGACTGGCAATCGCCGCCGCGCACCACCGCGATGGGCGCGCTGCTGTCGCACATCACCGGCGATGCCGTGGCGGAGACCTATCAGCCGATGAACGTCAATTTCGGCCTGTTCCCGATGCCTGACGAGGCGGTGAAGAAGAAGGAGCGCAAGCGCGCCTACACCGACCGTGCCAAGCGCGATCTGGCCGAATGGCTCGGCCGCGAAAGGATTGCCGAACCGGCCTGACCCGTCAGCAGGCGCATTTGCTCGCGGGCTTGGCCGGGCGGCGCTTCGGCGCACTGGTGGCGAACTCCGCGGGGGTCAGGCGCTGGTTGCTGTCGCCGTCCATCTTTTCGAACCGGTCGACGGTGGTGACGGCCCATTCCTCGAACGTCAGCAGATTGTTGCCGTCCGCGTCGAGCTTGCGAAATGCCTCGACGCGGGTCGACAGCATCTCGTTGCGCGTGATTTCCAGATCGCGGTTGCGGTCATAGCGGAAGAAGCGCTGCTGCTCGCGCGTCAGTTCCACTGCCTTTGGCAGCGCCGGACCCTGCATGTCGCCGACATCGGCGGCGGGCAGCGCTTCGGGATCGGCCGGCCTCGCTGCAGCCTCCTCGGCCTCGGGCAGAGGAGCGGCGGGGCTTTCGACCGCCCTGCCCTGCCACCAGAACACGCCGATGGCGACCAGCAACAACGCGCCGAAAGCGCCAATCAGCATCCGATTCATATGCACCCCCTCCGGTCGTTTCCGCGACCGCCCATAAGCCAATGATGGTTAAGGAATTTTATCGCCCCGTAAGTCCGGCGCGCATGGCCGACAGGAAATCTCCGGCACCGCCGATGGGCCGCCGTTCCGCCGCCGCCCGTTCCGCCATCGCGCGCATGACCCCCAGCGGACGCATCGCCCGGTCCAGCCGGCCCGTGGGCTGATCGGCCGCGCGCAGCAGCGAAGTCGCCCGCACCCGCTCCTCCTCATCGGACAGATGGATGGCAAGATCGGCCAGCGACCAGCGATAGGCATGGCGCTCGATCCGTGCGCGATCGGCGGTGCTGCCGACAATTCGCGCCAGGGCAGTCATCGCTCGCACCCGCCCGTCTGATGCCGCGGCGAAGGACGTGACCGGCAAAGGGGCTTCGCCGACCATGGCTTCCCACCCGTCGGCCAAAGCAGCCAGCCCGGACCGCTGCGCGTCCCATGCCGACAGATGCGCCAGCAGCGGCTCTCCCACAGGCCATTCGCTTGCGGGACGCGCGAACATCTCGCGCCACCAGGCAAGGCGGATCTGCGCCAGCATGGGTTCGCTCGCCTGCGCCACGATCCGCGCCAGCCGATTGTCGAGATGTATCAAGGCTGCCCAGTGCGGACGGGCCGCCGCGGGCGCATAGGCCAGCGCCAGACGCAGCGGCGGTGCGAACTCGCCCTCGGGCGCGAAGCTATCTGGCTGATATTGCCCCGGTTTGTCGGTTAAGTTTTCGTTTACCATGTTTCTTGGCACCGTGCTTACCAGAGCAGCGGTACTTCCTGTCATTAAATTAACTGCAAACCCCGATTTCGCCGCCGCGATTCGGGAACCCATCAAGCAGGGAGACCGCGGTCTTATGACGAGCATCGAACCGGCACGCAAACGCATCCGCCGCCTTGCGGGTGCCCTCAGATCCTGCACGGCCAAATCCATTACGGCGGGCCTGGGCACAAGGCGCTTCGTGCGTGATCGCAGCGGCAATGCCACCATGCTGGTCGCCTTCGCGATGCCGATGGTGATCGGCGGCGGCGGCATGGCGATCGATTTCGGCCAGTACTATCTGTGGAAACGCGAACTGCAATACGCGAACGACCAGGCGGCCATCGCAGCGGCATGGGAAGTGCTGGACAGCGGCAGCACGGCGAAGATGACGGACCGCGCCAAGAACGCCTTTGCCGTGAACGAGCAGATCACGGCGGATTTCAATACCGATCCCTCGGTCCAGCTCGCCAACTATGCGGGCGGCGTCGGCAATTCGGTCATCGTTACATCCAGCGCGACCAAGCGGCTGCCCTTCACCTCTTTCTTCACCAAGAACGCGACGACCGTCAGCGTATCCAGCCAGGCTGCCTTCACCGGCGGCGCCACGATCTCGAGCTGCATGATCGCGGTGGACGAGCATAGCGGCGGTGCGGTGACGATCGGGGGCAATGCGGTCTTCACCGCGCAATGCGGCATCGCGGCGCTCTCCGATTCCTCGAAAAGCTGCACCGGCGGCTACGACTCCGGCGGCACGTGCCTTGGCTGGACCGGCGAGGACGCCATCACGGACAATGGCAACAGCTACGAGATCAAGGCCGGGTCCATCGCCACGGCAGGGACCGTCAGCGACACGCTGGCCGCCAAGGCGCAGGCCAATGGCGATACCGTCATCGAACATGCCACCAACCTGGCCGATCCGTTCGCAGGCATCGAACCGCCGTCCAGCGAGGGCGTGGGACCCGGCACCTATATATGCAAGGCGACGGGCAAGAAGACGCAGGCGACCATCGACGCCTTCAACGCGGGCAAGGCCGACAGCGACAAGCTGGTACTGGGAGTCGCCTATCCGGGCGTCTACGACGGCGGGTTGTCGCTGGGCTGTGACACGACCTTCAAGGGCGGCGTCTATTTCATCCGGGGCGGCACGCTGACGATCAACGGAAATCACACCGTGCAAAGCGAAGCCGGCGTGATGTTCGTGCTTGAGAATGGCGCCAATTTCAAGATCAACGGCGGCGCCGACATCAACCTGTCGGGAATGGACGAGGGCGCACTTCAGGACCTGGGCTATACCGCCGAGGAAGCGCACAAGATCAACACGATGCTGATCTTCGAAACGGCCGACAATGCCGCCAGTCATGGCAATACGCTGAACGGCAACAGCAATACCTTCCTCAACGGCGCACTCTATACCAAGAACAACATTCTCGATCTTTCGGGCACGGCGGACGTGGCCAACGCCTGCCTGCTGCTGGTGGCAAGCAAGGTTAACCTGACCGGCACGCTGAACATGACCAAATGGTGCAAGGATCCGCCGAACCATCCCACCACGATCATCTATGGCAGCGTATCGCTGGTGGCATGATGAAGATCGCGCCGCTCCTTCGCAGCCTGCGCGACGATGCGCGTGGTTCCGCCCTGATCGAGACGGCGTTCGTCGCGCCGTTCCTGGTCCTGATGAGCCTTGGCGGCGTCGAAGTCGCTAACATGGTCAAGCGCCAGCACGAGCTGCACAATGCCGCGTCCAAGGCGGCCGAGATCATGATGGCCGCCCACCCCGCGGACGAGGCGGCGCTGACCACAGTCATGCAGCAGCTTGCCGCCGCGATCCAGGCGGATACCGGCCTGACGACCACCGCCATCGGGGCATCCGTCGAACCGGACGAGACGAAGAACGATGTCGGCTATGTCATGACCCGCTATCGCTGCGGCAATGCGACCGATTTCAAGAAAGCGAACACGGGCTGCACCGACTCGCCCAATGCCGAGCGTTTCGTCGTCTTCCTGCTGCGCGACAGATATACGCCCGTCTGGACCGACTACGGCCTGGGCGACGATCTGCAGTACCGGGTCGAAAAGTCGGTACAGATCGGGTGATGCCATGACCAGCCAGATCCCACGGTTCCTGCAGCGTCTCCACCGCGACCAGCGCGGCGCGACCGTCATCGAATTCGCGATACTGGGACCGGCATTGATCGCGATGCTGCTGGGCGTGATGCAGGTCGGCCTCTACATGCAGGCCCAGAATGCGCTTAGCAGCGTGGCCGGCGACATGAGCCGCTACATGTCGGTGGAATACCAGAAGGATAACGAGATCTCGAATACGCAGCTCGAGAATCTTGCCTATACGCGCGCGATCTCTGCGCCCTATCTGCTGAACGGATCGCGGGTCGGCACGACAGCCATCAACGCATCAGCGCAGCCGATCGCCAACGTGCGCGAGATCGAACTGACGCTGACCTATCAGGTGCCCAACGTGATGGCTTTCGCCACCATGGGCCCGATGGAACTGAGCTATACCAAGTCGATCTTCGTCACCATCACCTGATCCGCTCGCCAGCGTCGGTGCAGGACCGAAACAGAAAGGCCCGCCAGAACGGCGGGCCTTTTGCTTTTCGTCGCTGACCGCTCAGTCCTTGTAGCAGACCTTCTTCGCGGCCTTCACGATGCGCTCGGCATCGATCAGTGCAAGCTTCTCAAGATTGGCTGCGTAGGGCAGCGGCACATCCTCGTCGCTGACGCGCAGGACCGGAGCGTCGAGATAGTCGAAACCGCGCTCCATGCAGATCGCGCTGATCTCGCTGGCGATGGAGCAGGCCGGATAGCCCTCCTCCGCGACGACCAGGCGGTTGGTCTTCTTGAGCGATTCCAGCACCGTATCGGCATCGAGCGGACGCAGCGTGCGCAGGTCGATCACCTCGGCATCGATCCCCTCGCCTGCCAGCTTCTCCGCCGCTTCCAGCGCGAAGCCGACGCCGATCGAATAGGACACGATCGTCACGTCCGACCCTTCGCGCATGATGCGGGCCTTGCCGATGGGCAGGACCCAGTCGTCGACATCGGGGACGTCGAAGCTCTTGCCGTACAGCAGCTCGTTTTCGAGGAACACGACCGGATCGGGCGAACGGATCGCCGCCTTCAGCAGGCCCTTGGCATCGCGGCTGTCATAGGGCGCGATCACGACCAGGCCGGGCACGCTGGCGTACCACGGACCATAGTTCTGGCTGTGCTGCGCGCCGACGCGGCTGGCGGCACCGTTCGGACCGCGGAACACCACCGGGCAGCGCATCTGGCCGCCCGACATGTAATTGGTCTTTGCCGCCGAGTTGATGATGTGGTCGATCGCCTGCATCGCGAAGTTGAAGGTCATGAACTCGACGATCGGCTTCAGGCCGCCCATCGCCGCGCCCGTACCGATGCCGGCGAAGCCATATTCGGTGATCGGCGTGTCGATCACGCGCTTGGCACCGAATTCGTCGAGCAGGCCCTGAGTTACCTTGTAGGCGCCCTGGTATTCCGCGACCTCCTCGCCCATCACGAAGATGGTGTCGTCGGCGCGCATTTCCTCGGCCATGGCGTCGCGAAGTGCCTCGCGCACGGTGACCGAAGTCATCGAGGTGCCCTCGGCGATCTCGGGGTCGTTGGCGCATTCCTTGGGGGCGGGCTTGGCTTCGGGCGGCTGCGCACCTTCCGATCCGGCCTCGCGGCCCACGTCCTTGCCTTCGCCCGGTACGTCTTTCACCTCGGCCCCGGCGTCAGCGCCGCCGACATCGCTGGCATCGCCGTCCAGAACGGCGATGACCGTTCCGACCTTCACGTTCTCCGTCCCCTCGGGAACGGTGATCGCGCCGACGGTGCCTTCATCGATGCACTCGAATTCCATCGTCGCCTTGTCGGTCTCGATCTCGGCAAGGATGTCGCCAGGCGACACGCTGTCGCCTTCCTTGACCAGCCACTTTGCCAGCGTGCCTTCCTCCATCGTCGGGGAAAGCGCGGGCATCTTGATCGCGGTTGCCATCAGTAGCTCTCCACCAGAACGTCGGTGTAGAGTTCGGACGGCTCCGGCTCGGGCGAGCTTTCCGCGAAATCGGCGGCTTCGTTCACTTGCGAACGAATGGTCTTTTCAAGCTCTTTCAACTGTTCCTCGTCAACACCGCGCTTCAGCAGTTCGGCCTTCGCAGCCTCGATCGGATCGCGCTTGTCGCGCATCTCCTGCACTTCCTCACGCGTGCGGTATTTCGCGGGGTCGGACATGGAATGGCCGCGATAGCGATATGTGCTCAGTTCCATCAGGACCGGGCCGCCGCCGCCGCGCACATGGTCGAGCGCAATCTCGATCGCGCCGCGCACGGCCAGCACGTCCATGCCATCGACATCCATGCCGGGAATGCGGAACGCGGTGCCGCGGCGGTGAAACTCGGTTTCGGCCGAGGACCGCGCTGTGCTGGTGCCCATGGCGTACTGGTTGTTCTCGATCACGAAGATGATCGGAAGCTGCCAAAGCGAGGCCATGTTGAAGGTTTCGTACACCTGGCCCTGGTTGGCCGCGCCGTCGCCGAAATAGGCAAGACACACGCCGCCATCCTCGCGGTACTTGTGCGCGAACGCCAGGCCCGCGCCAAGCGGAACCTGCGCGCCGACGATACCGTGGCCGCCATAGAACGCATGTTCGGTACTGAACATGTGCATCGAGCCGCCCTTGCCCTTGGAAATGCCGGCCTGCCGGCCGGTCAGCTCGGCCATGATGATCTTGGGGTCGATGCCATAGGCCAGCATGTGGCCGTGGTCGCGGTAGCCGGTGATCACGCTGTCCTTGCCCTCGGCCAGCGCCGATTGCAGGCCGACCGCGACGGCTTCCTGACCGATGTAGAGGTGGCAGAACCCGCCGATCAGGCCAAGGCCATACATCTGGCCGGCCTTTTCCTCAAACCGGCGGATGAGCAGCATCTGCTCGTACAATGCCATCAGCTCTTCGTCCGACGCCTTGTAGGAGCCAGCCTTGTCATAGGCCTCCTGCAGGCTGCGGAGCTTGAAGTCGGGATCGTCAGTCGGGGGCGTTACGCTATCGGCTGCCAAGTCGGATATCCTCGTCTCGCATCAGGGCTAATGGGGAGGATGCCCTGATTTCGCCGGCACGCTATATTATCACTTGGGCGATGGGTGCAAGCGATTGACCGGCAATTTGAAATGAGCATGACGAGCGGCGACTTGCAGAAATTGCATGCCGCGCTGCAACATCCGCTCAGTCGCGCGGAACCACGATCTCGTCAGGGTGCGCGACATTGAGGTTGTTGCGCAGCAATTCGCCGACCAGGTCGGGATCGGCATTTTCGGGATCGAGCAGTTCGACCCGGTTGGCGATGCGGTCGCGCTCGGCTCGCAGTTCGGTAAGCTGGGTCTCGCGATGCTGCAGCTTCTGGCGCGAATCCGCCCATGCGCTGACGCCGGTCGGCCCGACCAGTGCAAGCGCGGCAAAGGCGATGATACCGGCGGCCGCCGCGACCTGTCCCAGCCCGCGCCGCCGCGCCCGGGGAGGCGCGGCCACACGGCGCCCTCGGCGAACCAGGCTCTGGTCGCCTTTGGGTGCATCGTGGCCTGGATTCTCTCGATCGCTCATGAATTGCAGGAGAATCACACAAAGCCACCGGAATCAAGCGGCTTCCGGCGCTTTTGCCGCCAATCGGCGATCAAATGCGGCGAACAGGGCGCGGGGGGCCGGAATGCCATGTTGCTGACCGCGCGGATCGGCGTTTGCTGACAGTCCTGCTACCCCGAACGCGCGGGATGATCGGCACGCGATTCAAAGTCGAAGCCGGCCTGCCTGAAGATTCGCAGGGCCATCCCCGCACGGCCACCGGATCCGCGCCAGACAGCTCCGAATTGGCCGCCCTACCCCGCATGATCGCGAAATCCCCGACTTCCGCAGCGCCCCCTTTGCGACAGATACGAAGCATGATACCGCTACCATCGAACGGATGATGACGCCGGAAGAACCGGGTCGTGATGGGGGTCAGGGATGATGAAGGCAAATCGGCGGGATGTTGTGATGGGAATGGGCGCGGGCTTTGCCGCCGCCTATAGCCTTGGATCTGCAGGTAAACTGTCGGCCGCGCAGCCGCGGCGCAAGCTGGGCTATGCGATCGTGGGGCTCGGCTCCTATGCCACCAACCAGATCATGCCGCGGATCGGCGGCTGCGAACACGCCAAACTGACCGCACTGGTCAGCGGGACGCCGGAAAAACTAGCCCGCTATGGCGCCGAATACGGCATCCCCAGCACGCATCACTATAATTACGCCAACTTCGATTCCATCCGCGACAATCCGGACATCGACATCGTCTATGTCGTGCTGCCCAATTCCATGCACGCCGAATATACGATCCGCGCGGCGCAGGCGGGCAAGCATGTCATGTGCGAAAAGCCGATGGCAATCAGCTCGGCGGAGTGCGAGGCGATGATCGCCGCCTGCCGCAAGGCGGGCACCAGGCTGATGATAGGTTACCGATCGCAGTTCGAACCGCACAATCTGTATGCGATGGCGCTGGCGCAACGCGGCGACCTTGGACCGACGCAGATCATCACTTCGGAACATGGCTTCTATGCGCAGCCGAACCAGTGGCGGCTGGAACGTCCGTTGTCGGGCGGCGGATCGCTGATGGATATCGGGATCTACAGCCTTCAGGCCGCGCGCTATCTGGCGGGTGAGGAGCCGACCGAGGTCATGGCCATGGAAACCACCGACCGCAGCGACCCCCGATTCGCCACGGTCGAGGACCGGATCGATTTCCAGCTTCGCTTCCCCTCGGGCGTGATGGCAAGCTGCGTCAGTTCCTATTCGTCGAACCACAACAACTATCGCTTCCACGGCAGGGACGGTTTCCTGCGGGCCGAACCCGCCACTTCGTATGACGGACACCAGTTCTGGGTGCATCGCGATGGAGAGACTCGGGAAGTCGTCCTGCCACCGCCTCCCAAGAACCAGTTCGCGGCGCAGCTTGACCATCTGCCCGAAGCGATCTTCGCCGGGGTCGAGCCGCGCGCATCAGGCGAAGAAGGCCTGCGCGACATGCGGATCATCGAGGCGATCTACCAGTCCGCGCGCGAGGGCCGCGCCATCCGGCTCGCGGGATCGTGATGGTCAATCGTCGCAGCGTGCTGGTCGCCGGCACGCTTCTTGCCGCCAGCGCCCGCTTTCCCGCGCTTGCCGCTGCCCCCTCGCACCAGCTGACCGCCGCGCAGGAAAGCCGCATCGCCGCGCTGGTCGCCGCCATGACGCTGGACGAGAAGCTGGGGCAGATGACCCAGATCGCGGGGGGACGTCAG
It includes:
- a CDS encoding TadE/TadG family type IV pilus assembly protein; this translates as MTSQIPRFLQRLHRDQRGATVIEFAILGPALIAMLLGVMQVGLYMQAQNALSSVAGDMSRYMSVEYQKDNEISNTQLENLAYTRAISAPYLLNGSRVGTTAINASAQPIANVREIELTLTYQVPNVMAFATMGPMELSYTKSIFVTIT
- the pdhA gene encoding pyruvate dehydrogenase (acetyl-transferring) E1 component subunit alpha, whose translation is MAADSVTPPTDDPDFKLRSLQEAYDKAGSYKASDEELMALYEQMLLIRRFEEKAGQMYGLGLIGGFCHLYIGQEAVAVGLQSALAEGKDSVITGYRDHGHMLAYGIDPKIIMAELTGRQAGISKGKGGSMHMFSTEHAFYGGHGIVGAQVPLGAGLAFAHKYREDGGVCLAYFGDGAANQGQVYETFNMASLWQLPIIFVIENNQYAMGTSTARSSAETEFHRRGTAFRIPGMDVDGMDVLAVRGAIEIALDHVRGGGGPVLMELSTYRYRGHSMSDPAKYRTREEVQEMRDKRDPIEAAKAELLKRGVDEEQLKELEKTIRSQVNEAADFAESSPEPEPSELYTDVLVESY
- a CDS encoding TadE/TadG family type IV pilus assembly protein produces the protein MMKIAPLLRSLRDDARGSALIETAFVAPFLVLMSLGGVEVANMVKRQHELHNAASKAAEIMMAAHPADEAALTTVMQQLAAAIQADTGLTTTAIGASVEPDETKNDVGYVMTRYRCGNATDFKKANTGCTDSPNAERFVVFLLRDRYTPVWTDYGLGDDLQYRVEKSVQIG
- a CDS encoding Gfo/Idh/MocA family protein → MKANRRDVVMGMGAGFAAAYSLGSAGKLSAAQPRRKLGYAIVGLGSYATNQIMPRIGGCEHAKLTALVSGTPEKLARYGAEYGIPSTHHYNYANFDSIRDNPDIDIVYVVLPNSMHAEYTIRAAQAGKHVMCEKPMAISSAECEAMIAACRKAGTRLMIGYRSQFEPHNLYAMALAQRGDLGPTQIITSEHGFYAQPNQWRLERPLSGGGSLMDIGIYSLQAARYLAGEEPTEVMAMETTDRSDPRFATVEDRIDFQLRFPSGVMASCVSSYSSNHNNYRFHGRDGFLRAEPATSYDGHQFWVHRDGETREVVLPPPPKNQFAAQLDHLPEAIFAGVEPRASGEEGLRDMRIIEAIYQSAREGRAIRLAGS
- a CDS encoding FtsB family cell division protein, with amino-acid sequence MAAPPRARRRGLGQVAAAAGIIAFAALALVGPTGVSAWADSRQKLQHRETQLTELRAERDRIANRVELLDPENADPDLVGELLRNNLNVAHPDEIVVPRD
- a CDS encoding pyruvate dehydrogenase complex E1 component subunit beta, with the protein product MATAIKMPALSPTMEEGTLAKWLVKEGDSVSPGDILAEIETDKATMEFECIDEGTVGAITVPEGTENVKVGTVIAVLDGDASDVGGADAGAEVKDVPGEGKDVGREAGSEGAQPPEAKPAPKECANDPEIAEGTSMTSVTVREALRDAMAEEMRADDTIFVMGEEVAEYQGAYKVTQGLLDEFGAKRVIDTPITEYGFAGIGTGAAMGGLKPIVEFMTFNFAMQAIDHIINSAAKTNYMSGGQMRCPVVFRGPNGAASRVGAQHSQNYGPWYASVPGLVVIAPYDSRDAKGLLKAAIRSPDPVVFLENELLYGKSFDVPDVDDWVLPIGKARIMREGSDVTIVSYSIGVGFALEAAEKLAGEGIDAEVIDLRTLRPLDADTVLESLKKTNRLVVAEEGYPACSIASEISAICMERGFDYLDAPVLRVSDEDVPLPYAANLEKLALIDAERIVKAAKKVCYKD